From a region of the Rhodococcus sp. 4CII genome:
- a CDS encoding acylphosphatase encodes MERMTAWVHGYVQGVGFRWWTRARALELGLVGYAANQKDGRVLVIAEGPRDKLDALLTLLRSGGTPGAVDLVVEQWDSARGDLVGFVER; translated from the coding sequence ATGGAGAGAATGACCGCTTGGGTGCACGGATACGTGCAGGGTGTGGGATTCCGGTGGTGGACCCGCGCCCGCGCGCTGGAGCTCGGCCTCGTCGGATACGCGGCCAACCAGAAGGACGGGCGGGTGCTCGTGATCGCCGAGGGACCGCGCGACAAGCTGGACGCGCTGTTGACGCTGCTCCGCTCCGGCGGCACGCCGGGCGCGGTGGATCTCGTCGTGGAGCAGTGGGATTCCGCGCGGGGCGACCTCGTCGGGTTCGTCGAACGGTGA
- a CDS encoding OsmC family protein: MAEQTSDTTAPTTLWVERTGTRRYTGRSSRGAEVLIGSEGVEGVFTPGELLKIALAACSGMSSDFPLSRRLGDDYDATIRVSGAADRENEVYPQLDEVMELDLSELDAEAQERLVALVERSVDKVCTVGRTLKAGTTVTLTVEKEA, encoded by the coding sequence ATGGCAGAACAGACTTCCGACACGACAGCGCCCACCACTCTGTGGGTCGAGCGGACGGGCACGCGGCGTTACACCGGTCGCAGCTCGCGCGGCGCCGAGGTCCTGATCGGCTCCGAGGGCGTGGAAGGCGTGTTCACCCCCGGGGAACTTCTGAAGATCGCGCTCGCCGCGTGCAGTGGGATGAGCTCGGACTTCCCGCTGTCGCGCCGGCTGGGAGACGACTACGACGCCACGATCCGGGTGTCCGGCGCGGCCGACCGCGAGAACGAGGTCTATCCGCAGCTGGACGAGGTGATGGAGCTCGACCTCAGCGAACTCGACGCCGAGGCCCAGGAGCGCCTGGTGGCGCTCGTCGAGCGGTCGGTCGACAAGGTCTGCACGGTCGGGCGGACGCTGAAGGCGGGCACGACGGTGACGTTGACCGTCGAAAAAGAAGCATGA
- a CDS encoding pyridoxamine 5'-phosphate oxidase family protein, which yields MGQIGSAGEHRLQSEHGTEDRAARFYSDQVLDHLNPTMIEFVGRQEIAFIATADASGECDNSLRAGTPGFMHVIDPKTLTYPEYRGNGVMASLGNISENPHVGIILVDFVQDLIGLHVNGSARIVEDAVLRSEIADLPTDHTNGRIPERWVIVEVEEAYIHCRKHIPRMAPVPRHREWGTDDAKRKGGDYFDARATPRHDTDGDTSEESVTAELTKVMSPGFSAAPAGTSGS from the coding sequence ATGGGCCAGATCGGTAGTGCGGGAGAGCACCGGCTTCAATCCGAGCACGGCACCGAGGACCGTGCCGCCAGGTTCTACTCGGATCAGGTCCTGGACCACCTCAATCCGACGATGATCGAGTTCGTCGGACGCCAGGAGATCGCTTTCATCGCCACCGCCGACGCGTCCGGCGAATGCGACAACAGCCTGCGCGCCGGGACACCCGGGTTCATGCACGTCATCGATCCGAAAACCCTCACGTACCCGGAGTACCGCGGCAACGGAGTCATGGCGAGCCTCGGCAACATCTCGGAGAACCCACACGTGGGCATCATTCTCGTGGACTTCGTGCAGGATCTGATCGGTCTGCACGTCAACGGCTCGGCCCGGATCGTCGAGGACGCCGTTCTCCGCTCCGAGATCGCCGATCTGCCCACTGATCACACGAACGGCCGGATACCCGAACGCTGGGTAATCGTGGAGGTCGAGGAAGCGTATATCCACTGCCGCAAACACATTCCGAGAATGGCGCCGGTTCCGCGGCACCGGGAGTGGGGCACCGACGACGCGAAGCGCAAGGGCGGCGACTACTTCGACGCCAGGGCGACGCCGCGGCACGACACCGACGGTGACACGTCCGAGGAGAGCGTGACCGCCGAACTCACGAAGGTGATGTCGCCGGGCTTCTCCGCGGCGCCGGCTGGCACCTCGGGCAGCTGA
- the mutM gene encoding bifunctional DNA-formamidopyrimidine glycosylase/DNA-(apurinic or apyrimidinic site) lyase: MPELPEVEVVRRGLERHIVGASIDSVDILHPRAIRRHLPGAADLTGQLTGERIASADRRGKYLWLVLEPSTVALVVHLGMSGQMLVQPPELPTEKHLRIRARLDSGLDLRFVDQRTFGGWALAPLVEVDGSLVPDSVAHIARDPLDPRFDLAATVKVMRGKHTEIKRALLDQTVVSGIGNIYADEALWRAQIHGNRLTDRLSGPRIRELLTAAQDVMREALTQGGTSFDALYVNVNGESGYFDRSLSAYGQEDRPCPRCGTAIRREKFMNRSSFSCPRCQPAPRRSPATSPS; the protein is encoded by the coding sequence GTGCCTGAACTACCCGAAGTCGAGGTGGTCCGCCGCGGACTCGAACGCCACATCGTGGGGGCGTCGATCGATTCGGTCGACATTCTCCACCCCCGGGCGATCCGGCGGCACCTCCCCGGAGCGGCCGATCTCACCGGGCAGCTCACCGGCGAACGCATCGCGAGCGCAGACCGTCGGGGCAAGTATCTGTGGCTGGTCCTCGAACCCAGCACGGTCGCCCTCGTGGTGCATCTCGGCATGAGCGGTCAAATGCTGGTCCAGCCACCGGAATTGCCGACCGAGAAGCATCTGCGCATCCGGGCACGGCTCGATTCCGGTCTCGACCTCCGGTTCGTCGACCAGCGGACGTTCGGGGGATGGGCGCTCGCGCCGCTCGTCGAGGTCGACGGCTCGCTCGTCCCGGATTCGGTCGCGCACATCGCCCGTGACCCACTCGACCCGCGTTTCGACCTCGCGGCCACCGTGAAGGTCATGCGCGGCAAGCACACCGAGATCAAGCGCGCGCTGCTGGACCAGACCGTGGTCTCCGGCATCGGAAACATTTACGCGGACGAGGCCCTGTGGCGTGCGCAGATCCACGGAAACCGGCTCACCGACCGGCTGAGCGGTCCCCGGATCCGCGAACTGCTCACCGCCGCTCAGGATGTCATGCGTGAGGCCCTGACCCAGGGGGGCACGTCCTTCGATGCGTTGTACGTGAACGTCAACGGCGAGTCGGGGTACTTCGACCGCTCGCTGTCCGCCTACGGTCAGGAAGATCGTCCGTGCCCACGGTGCGGCACCGCGATCAGGCGGGAGAAGTTCATGAACCGCTCGTCGTTCAGCTGCCCGAGGTGCCAGCCGGCGCCGCGGAGAAGCCCGGCGACATCACCTTCGTGA
- the rnc gene encoding ribonuclease III, with translation MTSDISTTPAGGEEDHASLLAALGVEIEPSLLTLALTHRSYAYENGGLPTNERLEFLGDSVLGVTVTEKLYLAHPDKSEGDLAKIRASIVNMHALAEVARSLGEGGLGAHLLLGKGEEMTGGRDKPSILADGMESILGAIHLEHGIETARRVVLDLFSDLLQRAPRLGAGLDWKTSLQELTAERGVGVPAYEITATGPDHDKEFTATVIVGGKPLGVGIGRSKKEAEQKAASTAWNALSDAGPDVAADDVSA, from the coding sequence GTGACGAGCGACATCAGTACTACACCCGCCGGCGGCGAGGAGGATCATGCTTCCCTCCTCGCCGCTCTCGGCGTAGAAATCGAGCCTTCGCTGCTCACCCTGGCGTTGACACACCGCTCGTATGCGTACGAGAACGGTGGTCTGCCCACCAACGAGCGTCTCGAGTTTCTCGGTGACTCCGTCCTCGGAGTCACCGTCACGGAGAAGCTCTACCTCGCGCATCCCGACAAGTCCGAGGGCGACCTGGCGAAGATCCGGGCGAGCATCGTGAACATGCACGCGCTCGCGGAGGTGGCCCGCAGCCTCGGCGAGGGCGGACTCGGAGCCCACCTCCTGCTCGGAAAGGGCGAGGAGATGACCGGTGGTCGCGACAAGCCGAGCATCCTGGCCGACGGCATGGAGTCGATTCTCGGCGCCATCCACCTCGAGCACGGCATCGAGACGGCGCGACGCGTCGTGCTCGATCTGTTCAGCGATCTCCTCCAGCGGGCCCCCCGCCTCGGCGCGGGCCTCGACTGGAAGACGAGTCTGCAGGAGCTGACCGCGGAACGTGGCGTCGGTGTTCCGGCGTACGAGATCACCGCGACCGGCCCGGACCACGACAAGGAGTTCACGGCCACGGTGATCGTGGGCGGCAAACCCCTCGGCGTCGGCATCGGCCGCTCAAAGAAAGAGGCCGAGCAGAAGGCCGCGAGCACGGCGTGGAACGCGTTGTCCGACGCCGGGCCCGACGTGGCGGCCGACGACGTCAGTGCCTGA
- the rpmF gene encoding 50S ribosomal protein L32, with product MAVPKRRMSRSNTRSRRSQWKTTVPTLVTCPNRGCGEKTLPHVACPSCGTYKGRQVTAAV from the coding sequence GTGGCTGTCCCCAAGCGCAGAATGTCGCGGTCCAACACGAGGTCGCGTCGCAGCCAGTGGAAGACCACTGTGCCCACCCTCGTCACCTGCCCCAACCGTGGCTGCGGCGAGAAGACGCTGCCCCACGTCGCGTGCCCGTCGTGCGGCACATACAAGGGCCGCCAGGTCACTGCCGCCGTCTAG
- a CDS encoding DUF177 domain-containing protein, which produces MLDTVKLGRRPGSMRTVERVVTAPQRIGLDLIAIEEGSEIDLDLRLEAVSEGVLVTGSLRADTVGECSRCLEPFSGTVDLTLTELFAYPDSTTEETTEEGEVYHVVDDEIDLEPVVVDAVGLALPLQPLCSDDCQGLCPECGVRLAIAESGHGHDILDPRWAGLAAKFGVDSEPSKNLVNNEAEEK; this is translated from the coding sequence GTGCTGGACACGGTCAAACTCGGCCGTCGTCCCGGCTCGATGCGCACCGTGGAACGGGTGGTGACGGCGCCGCAGCGCATCGGTCTCGACCTGATCGCCATCGAGGAAGGATCGGAGATCGATCTCGATCTCCGGTTGGAGGCCGTATCCGAGGGGGTTCTGGTCACCGGTTCGCTGCGAGCCGACACCGTCGGGGAGTGCTCGAGATGCCTCGAGCCGTTCTCCGGCACGGTGGACCTCACTCTCACGGAGCTGTTCGCGTACCCGGACAGCACCACGGAAGAGACCACGGAGGAGGGGGAGGTCTATCACGTCGTCGACGACGAGATCGATCTCGAGCCCGTCGTGGTCGACGCTGTCGGTCTCGCACTGCCATTGCAGCCGCTCTGCAGTGACGACTGCCAAGGATTGTGTCCAGAATGTGGCGTTCGCCTGGCGATTGCCGAATCTGGCCATGGGCATGACATACTTGATCCTCGCTGGGCTGGTCTTGCAGCCAAATTTGGCGTGGATTCAGAACCCAGCAAGAATCTTGTGAACAACGAAGCCGAGGAGAAGTAG
- a CDS encoding DivIVA domain-containing protein: MYRVFEALDELVAIVEEARGVPMTAGCVVPRGDVLELLDDVRDAIPGELDDAQDVLDHKDKLVGEARSNAEKTIASADAEANSTIENARDDADRILADAKAQADRMVAEARAHAEQLVTDARAEAESAVAEGRREYDSLTGRARSEADRMIESGKASYERSVAEGTAEQERLVSQTEVVQAAHAESARVIDSAHAESDRLRSDCDLYVDTKLAEFEDFLNGTIRSVGRGRQQLRTGSGVPDYDADDRRAERRR, from the coding sequence GTGTACCGGGTATTCGAGGCGCTCGACGAACTTGTCGCGATTGTCGAAGAGGCACGCGGCGTACCGATGACCGCCGGCTGCGTGGTTCCCCGCGGCGACGTCCTCGAACTGCTCGACGACGTCCGCGACGCGATCCCCGGTGAACTCGACGACGCCCAGGACGTCCTGGACCACAAGGACAAACTGGTGGGGGAGGCGCGGTCCAACGCGGAGAAGACCATCGCCAGCGCCGATGCCGAGGCGAACTCCACCATCGAGAACGCCCGCGACGACGCGGACCGCATTCTGGCGGACGCCAAGGCGCAGGCGGACCGGATGGTCGCCGAGGCCCGTGCCCACGCCGAGCAGCTGGTCACCGACGCGCGCGCCGAGGCCGAATCCGCGGTCGCGGAGGGCCGGCGCGAATACGACTCGCTCACCGGTCGGGCTCGGTCGGAGGCGGATCGGATGATCGAGTCCGGCAAGGCGTCCTACGAAAGGTCGGTTGCGGAGGGCACCGCGGAGCAGGAGCGGCTGGTGTCGCAGACGGAGGTCGTCCAGGCGGCGCACGCCGAATCGGCTCGGGTGATCGACTCGGCGCACGCCGAGTCGGATCGTCTCCGCTCGGACTGCGACCTCTACGTCGACACGAAGCTCGCGGAATTCGAGGACTTCCTGAACGGCACCATCAGGTCCGTGGGGCGCGGGCGTCAGCAGTTGCGGACGGGTTCGGGTGTGCCCGACTACGACGCCGACGACCGCCGGGCCGAGCGTCGCCGCTGA
- the coaD gene encoding pantetheine-phosphate adenylyltransferase produces MTGAVCPGSFDPVTNGHLDVIGRAAAQFDEVIVTVMVNKNKRGLFTVDERIEMLEDSTSELPNVRVSSWHGLLVDYAKQQGITAIVKGLRGANDFDYELQMAQMNQKLSGVDTLFIPTNPTYSYLSSSLVKEVATFGGDVSDMLPEKVHTRLLARIAERAAESS; encoded by the coding sequence ATGACTGGCGCTGTCTGCCCCGGATCCTTCGACCCTGTGACCAACGGCCACCTTGACGTGATCGGCAGAGCTGCTGCGCAGTTCGACGAGGTCATCGTCACGGTCATGGTCAACAAGAACAAGCGTGGCCTGTTCACCGTCGACGAGCGCATCGAGATGCTCGAAGACTCCACGAGCGAACTGCCCAACGTCCGGGTGTCCTCGTGGCACGGCCTGCTGGTGGATTACGCCAAGCAGCAAGGGATCACGGCGATCGTCAAGGGCCTTCGCGGTGCCAACGACTTCGACTACGAGCTGCAGATGGCGCAGATGAACCAGAAGCTCAGTGGTGTCGACACTCTGTTCATCCCGACCAACCCCACGTACAGCTACCTGTCGAGTTCGCTCGTGAAGGAAGTGGCCACGTTCGGCGGCGACGTCTCCGACATGCTGCCGGAGAAGGTGCACACACGCCTCCTCGCGAGGATCGCCGAGCGCGCCGCCGAGAGCAGCTGA
- the rsmD gene encoding 16S rRNA (guanine(966)-N(2))-methyltransferase RsmD produces the protein MTRIIAGLAGGRRLRVPPSGTRPTSDRVREALFSALHARMDLEGASVLDLYAGSGALGLEALSRGADRVVLVESDSKAAGIIKHNVTTVGLAGAEVRGAPVAAVLAGAADRPYDLVMADPPYAVGDAAVQTVLGHLRSNGWVGDGSIVVLERSSRSPETAWPDGFAPVKAKKYGEARIELATCYGLDS, from the coding sequence GTGACACGGATCATCGCGGGACTCGCGGGCGGTCGACGCCTGCGGGTCCCGCCGAGCGGGACCCGGCCCACCTCGGACCGGGTCCGCGAGGCGTTGTTCAGTGCGTTGCACGCCAGGATGGACCTCGAGGGCGCGTCCGTCCTCGACCTCTACGCGGGGTCGGGGGCGCTCGGCCTGGAGGCGCTGTCCCGCGGCGCGGACCGGGTCGTGCTCGTCGAGTCCGATTCCAAAGCCGCCGGGATCATCAAGCACAACGTCACGACGGTCGGTCTGGCGGGCGCCGAAGTGCGCGGCGCTCCGGTCGCGGCGGTGCTGGCGGGCGCCGCCGACCGTCCGTACGACCTGGTGATGGCGGATCCGCCGTACGCCGTCGGCGACGCGGCGGTGCAGACGGTCCTCGGCCATCTCCGGTCCAACGGCTGGGTCGGCGACGGCTCGATCGTGGTGCTCGAGCGGTCGTCGAGATCGCCCGAGACCGCCTGGCCCGACGGCTTCGCACCCGTCAAGGCGAAGAAGTACGGTGAGGCGAGAATCGAATTGGCGACCTGCTACGGTCTGGACTCATGA
- a CDS encoding pyruvate carboxylase: MFSKVLVANRGEIAIRAFRAAYELGAGTVAVFPYEDRNSIHRLKADESYQIGEEGHPVRAYLSVDEIVSAAKQAGADAIYPGYGFLSENPDLAAACAEAGITFVGPSAEVLELTGNKARAIAAAKAAGLPVLASSEPSADVDELLAAAETMQFPLFVKAVAGGGGRGMRRVAERAQLRESIEAAAREAESAFGDPTVFLEQAVVDPRHIEVQILADGQGNVIHLFERDCSLQRRHQKVIEMAPAPNLPEELRAKICADAVAFAKEINYSCAGTVEFLLDTRGNHVFIEMNPRIQVEHTVTEEVTDVDLVQSQLRIASGETLADLGLSQDKITLRGAALQCRITTEDPANGFRPDTGRITAYRTPGGAGIRLDGGATLGAEVGAYFDSMLVKLTCRGRDLETAVARARRAVTEFRIRGVSTNIPFLQAVLDDPDFKAGRVTTSFIEERPELLTLRSSADRGTKILSYLADVTVNKPHGERPSAVYPRDKLPQIDLSTPPPDGSRQRLLALGPEGFAKALREQKALAVTETTFRDAHQSLLATRVRTSGLLDVAGHVARLTPELLSIEAWGGATYDVALRFLHEDPWYRLSALREAVPNICLQMLLRGRNTVGYTPYPEKVTRAFVEEATNSGIDIFRIFDALNNVDQMRPAIDAVRETGTSIAEVALSYTGDLSNPNEKLYTLDYYLRLAEEIVDAGAHIIAIKDMAGLLRAPAATTLVTALRKNFDLPVHVHTHDTPGGQLATYLAAWQAGADAVDGASAALAGTTSQPALSAIVAAAAHSEHDTGLNLQAVCDLEPYWEALRKVYKPFESGLPAPTGRVYTHEIPGGQLSNLRTQAVALGLGDRFEEVEAKYAAADRMLGRLVKVTPSSKVVGDLALHLVGSGASTDEFKENPAKFDLPDSVVGFLRGELGTPPGGWPEPFRTRALEGRGDAKPEVPLSEEDEKALAGTSAERRATLNRLLFPGPTKEFLEHREKYGDTSQLSANQFFYGLRRGDEHRVRLAQGVELLIGLEAISEPDERGYRTVMAILNGQLRPVSVRDRSISSEIPAAEKADKNNPGHVPAPFAGVVTLAVTEGQHVAAGDTIATIEAMKMEAAITAPRGGTVSRLAIGSVQQVEGGDLLAVVATGESASE; the protein is encoded by the coding sequence ATGTTCTCCAAAGTCCTGGTCGCCAACCGTGGCGAAATTGCGATCCGCGCTTTCCGTGCCGCCTACGAACTAGGTGCTGGAACGGTTGCGGTGTTCCCGTACGAGGATCGGAACTCGATCCACCGTCTGAAGGCTGATGAGAGTTATCAGATCGGCGAGGAGGGCCACCCGGTTCGGGCGTACCTCTCCGTCGACGAGATCGTCTCCGCGGCCAAGCAGGCAGGCGCCGACGCCATCTACCCCGGTTACGGCTTCCTTTCCGAGAACCCGGATCTCGCCGCCGCGTGCGCCGAGGCGGGCATCACGTTCGTGGGCCCCTCCGCCGAGGTGCTCGAGCTGACCGGTAACAAGGCGCGGGCGATCGCCGCGGCGAAGGCGGCCGGTCTGCCGGTGCTGGCGTCGTCGGAGCCGTCCGCCGATGTGGACGAGTTGCTGGCCGCGGCCGAGACCATGCAGTTCCCGCTCTTCGTGAAGGCCGTCGCCGGCGGCGGTGGCCGCGGTATGCGCCGGGTCGCGGAGCGGGCGCAGCTGCGGGAGTCGATCGAGGCTGCCGCGCGTGAGGCCGAGTCGGCGTTCGGTGACCCGACGGTGTTCCTCGAGCAGGCCGTCGTCGACCCGCGGCACATCGAGGTCCAGATCCTCGCCGACGGTCAGGGCAACGTCATCCACCTGTTCGAGCGGGACTGCTCGCTGCAGCGCCGTCACCAGAAGGTGATCGAGATGGCGCCGGCCCCGAATCTGCCGGAAGAGTTGCGGGCGAAGATCTGCGCGGACGCGGTGGCGTTCGCGAAGGAGATCAACTACTCCTGTGCGGGCACCGTCGAATTCCTCCTCGACACCCGGGGCAACCACGTGTTCATCGAGATGAACCCGCGCATCCAGGTCGAGCACACCGTGACCGAGGAGGTCACCGACGTCGACCTGGTGCAGTCGCAGTTGCGGATCGCGTCGGGGGAGACCCTCGCCGATCTGGGTCTGAGTCAGGACAAGATCACGCTGCGCGGGGCGGCGTTGCAGTGCCGCATCACCACCGAGGACCCGGCCAACGGGTTCCGTCCGGACACCGGCCGGATCACCGCGTACCGCACCCCGGGCGGTGCCGGCATCCGTCTCGACGGTGGTGCCACCCTCGGTGCCGAGGTGGGCGCGTACTTCGACTCGATGCTCGTCAAGCTCACCTGCCGCGGCCGCGACCTCGAAACCGCGGTCGCCCGGGCCCGCCGCGCGGTGACCGAGTTCCGCATCCGCGGGGTGTCGACGAACATTCCGTTCCTGCAGGCCGTGCTCGACGACCCCGATTTCAAGGCGGGACGGGTCACCACCTCGTTCATCGAGGAGCGTCCCGAGCTGCTCACGCTGCGCAGCTCCGCCGACCGTGGCACCAAGATCCTGTCCTACCTCGCCGACGTGACGGTCAACAAGCCGCACGGCGAGCGGCCGTCGGCGGTGTACCCGCGCGACAAGCTGCCTCAGATCGACCTGTCCACCCCGCCGCCGGACGGCAGCCGCCAGAGGCTCCTCGCTCTCGGGCCGGAGGGATTCGCCAAGGCGCTGCGTGAGCAGAAGGCACTTGCGGTCACCGAGACCACGTTCCGTGACGCCCACCAGTCGCTGCTCGCGACCCGTGTGCGCACCAGCGGTCTGCTCGACGTCGCCGGGCACGTGGCGCGGCTGACCCCGGAACTGCTCTCGATCGAGGCGTGGGGCGGTGCCACCTACGATGTGGCGCTGCGGTTCCTGCACGAGGACCCCTGGTACCGGCTGTCGGCGCTGCGTGAGGCCGTGCCCAACATCTGCCTGCAGATGCTGCTGCGCGGTCGGAACACCGTCGGGTACACCCCGTACCCGGAGAAGGTGACGCGGGCCTTCGTCGAAGAGGCCACGAACAGTGGCATCGACATCTTCCGGATCTTCGACGCCCTCAACAACGTCGACCAGATGCGGCCGGCCATCGACGCCGTCCGCGAGACCGGCACCTCGATCGCCGAGGTCGCCCTGTCCTACACCGGCGACCTGTCGAACCCGAACGAGAAGCTGTACACCCTCGACTACTACCTGCGCCTGGCGGAGGAGATCGTCGACGCCGGTGCGCACATCATCGCGATCAAGGACATGGCCGGACTGCTCCGCGCCCCGGCCGCCACCACCCTGGTGACCGCGCTGCGCAAGAACTTCGACCTGCCCGTGCACGTGCACACCCACGACACCCCGGGCGGACAGCTCGCGACGTACCTGGCCGCGTGGCAGGCCGGCGCGGACGCGGTCGACGGCGCCTCGGCCGCGTTGGCCGGCACCACCAGCCAGCCGGCGTTGTCGGCGATCGTGGCCGCGGCCGCGCACTCCGAGCACGACACCGGACTGAACCTGCAGGCCGTGTGCGACCTGGAGCCCTACTGGGAGGCGCTGCGCAAGGTCTACAAGCCGTTCGAGTCCGGGCTGCCCGCCCCGACCGGCCGCGTGTACACCCACGAGATCCCGGGCGGTCAGCTGTCGAACCTGCGCACGCAGGCCGTGGCCCTCGGTCTCGGCGACAGGTTCGAGGAGGTCGAGGCCAAGTACGCGGCCGCCGACCGCATGCTCGGCCGTCTGGTGAAGGTCACCCCGTCGTCGAAGGTGGTCGGCGACCTCGCCCTGCACCTCGTCGGATCCGGTGCCTCCACCGACGAGTTCAAGGAGAACCCCGCGAAGTTCGACCTCCCCGATTCGGTGGTCGGATTCCTGCGCGGCGAACTGGGCACCCCGCCCGGTGGCTGGCCGGAACCGTTCCGCACCCGGGCACTCGAAGGCCGCGGAGACGCCAAGCCCGAGGTGCCGCTGTCCGAGGAGGACGAGAAGGCCCTCGCGGGCACGTCCGCGGAACGCCGCGCGACCCTCAACCGGCTGCTGTTCCCCGGCCCGACGAAGGAATTCCTCGAGCACCGGGAAAAGTACGGCGACACCTCGCAGCTGTCGGCGAACCAGTTCTTCTACGGACTGCGCCGCGGCGACGAGCACCGGGTCCGCCTCGCGCAGGGTGTCGAGCTGCTCATCGGGCTCGAGGCCATCTCCGAGCCCGACGAGCGGGGCTACCGCACCGTCATGGCCATCCTCAACGGGCAGCTGCGCCCGGTGTCGGTGCGGGACCGGTCGATCTCCAGTGAGATCCCCGCCGCGGAGAAGGCCGACAAGAACAACCCCGGACACGTGCCGGCACCGTTCGCCGGTGTCGTGACCCTCGCCGTCACCGAGGGCCAGCACGTCGCCGCCGGCGACACCATCGCCACCATCGAGGCCATGAAGATGGAAGCGGCCATCACCGCACCTCGCGGTGGCACCGTCTCCCGGCTGGCGATCGGGTCGGTCCAGCAGGTAGAAGGCGGCGACCTCCTCGCCGTCGTGGCGACAGGGGAGTCCGCGAGCGAGTGA